In Spirosoma pollinicola, the genomic window AGACGTAAAGTACAAGGTGCGACCATCAGCGGCCAGAAAAGGTGAACTCTCAAAGTCGGCCGAGTTGATAACCCCGCCTAACGACACAGGCTCTAACCAACTATTGTCCGACTTTTGTACGGATACATACAGGTCACGATCACCCCGGGTGTCTTTTCGCTGAACAGCCAGAATAATAGCCCGACCATCGGGAGAGACGCAAAACTCCAGTTGATTTTTTTCGTGCAGGTTGTAGTTGTTCACAATCTTACATTCAACTGGCTGCGACCAGCCTGCTTTTGTGCGGATGGACTTGGAAATGCCAAACGACATGCCGCCATCGGGTCTGTACACATTGATGAGGTAAGCTGTTCGACCATCGGCCGACATGCCGCTTATGGCATTGTCGCCCGCATTGTTGATAGGAGATCCAATGTTTACGGCCTCATTCCAGCCCGATGGATTGCCGCCAACCCCCGATTCAAGTGTCGAGAACCAGACATCCTGCCGGTCGGAAGAGCCTGTATTGGCTTTATTAAAATTTCGGGTAAAATAGAGCGTCCGGCCATCGGGTGCGATAACCGGAGCCACTTCCTGCCCCGCCGAATTGACCGTTTTGCCAAGGTTTTCTTTCTTTATTTCTTTAGGAGTTTCTTTCGAGACGACGACGCTGGCCGTAAAGGGTCTTACGTCTTCCGAAATGCCTATGGCGTCGATTTGATTGATGCCTTTAAGGGCGGCTCCGTTAATGACTACTTTGATCTGCTGACACATCAGCGCCGAATCTTTCGGAAAAATTCGTAATAACGGTTCGGGTCTCGCCTGAATGCTTGTGGCTTGATAAACAGGATGTTCAACCCCTTTTTCGTCGATAAGGATCACTTTAACTACCGCTCCCGGATTCACATTTTCGGCAATAACAATCTGCCGGGCAGTAATGGCTTTTGCAAAGCCAACCTGAATCCATTCATCGGCGGTACCATCGGCATAAAACGGTGCCCAGGCGCAGGGGCTTTCACCTGTTTCCGGCAATTTGCTGGGGCGGCCCAGTGCTTGAGAGGCTTTATATTGCTCGCCGTACGGTTCGCTTTTCTTTTCCGATGATACACCAATAACCCGACTGGCCCATTGAATTGTGCTTAGGGTTTGCGGTTTCGACGCGGACTTATTTTCCTGTGGCTTAAGTTCAGACGAATTGGGCTTTACCGTA contains:
- a CDS encoding OmpA family protein, producing the protein MHSRRNLFFISLLLISFAGSAQSNELRPAETRTVKPNSSELKPQENKSASKPQTLSTIQWASRVIGVSSEKKSEPYGEQYKASQALGRPSKLPETGESPCAWAPFYADGTADEWIQVGFAKAITARQIVIAENVNPGAVVKVILIDEKGVEHPVYQATSIQARPEPLLRIFPKDSALMCQQIKVVINGAALKGINQIDAIGISEDVRPFTASVVVSKETPKEIKKENLGKTVNSAGQEVAPVIAPDGRTLYFTRNFNKANTGSSDRQDVWFSTLESGVGGNPSGWNEAVNIGSPINNAGDNAISGMSADGRTAYLINVYRPDGGMSFGISKSIRTKAGWSQPVECKIVNNYNLHEKNQLEFCVSPDGRAIILAVQRKDTRGDRDLYVSVQKSDNSWLEPVSLGGVINSADFESSPFLAADGRTLYFTSGGHPGFGNGDIFVSRRLDDSWGNWSEPENLGPSINTGEWDGYFTIPASGDYAYLSSRAGSLGEDDIFRLKLYPAIKPDPVAIITGVVLDAQSKKPVASEVVSSIFGEQKSIDKVEYSPETGEFKLILPTQKAYSLTASRDGYFPTTEVIDLSKDKRFRDIKKSLFLVKIEPGQKITMREVLFQQSQFALLPGADTELDRVVDMLQKYPTMELLIEGHTDNQGDWEPNMKLAGDRVRVVKEYLLEKGIAQERIQTKSWGPSKPIASNETEEKRKLNRRVEFTILKL